The region CAAGATCTACGCGAACGACTTGGAATCCACGCGTGATGAACTAATACACTCTTCATATCTCGCTGCACGTAATTTGAAATCATCTTCCACGTGACTGTGAATCAAATTTGGACAGCTGTAAAGTTGTTCACTAATTTTGTTGAATGAAAACGAATAAGCAATTATCGAAACACCTTGAAAGGAGATTTCCTTGGTACGCGGTAAGCGTGTAACGGAAAACAACGGTAAATTAGGAATTTTGAAACGATCACCGTTTAAAAAATGCGTTCACCATCGCACGCATTCGCCTTGCGAAAAAGTCGGTATGTTTTTGAATTACGTAAACACACctaaaacagaaaaagaatgaatttcATACATGTATGAAACCGGTTCAATAGCGGAAAAGGAGTACGTCGATTTTCACAATCTTCCGAGCGGtacgaaataagaaaattacgTAATGGAACGGTAACTCGAGATCCGGTATCGTTGGTCGAGGCGTAATCCGCCCCCGGTGTCTAAATACGTCTTGGCCGGTGCCAAGTTTATAATTAGACTCAGCTCTACGCGAGGGACGCCTTAGAAATTTTCATGGCACGATCAAGACTTCCCTGGTGATTTAACCCGCCACGCTTGGATCATCCCAGGGTTTGAGAAGCTCGTTACATTGCCTAATTATCGCGTAATCGTCAGGGCTGAATTGACTACCGACTGTCATGTCCGTTCACAGTTGTCGAGTCGTCATGATCCATTCATCCTTCATCAACAGTTCAGATTACTTGCCAAGATTTGCGGCATGATGAGGTTTCTGGATCATCTTGCCCTGAAAGTTTTATGGTCAGTTTAAATGACTATGTTCCATGTACAGATCTATGTTGAAATACTTGAGAACCATTCCTGAGCCGGTTGAAATGAATTGTACATCAAAATGTAGTAATCGTAATAGAATGGACTGAAAATGTTTAGTGAACTGTTTCATTGaacatttattatatttcaagCTTACGGTTCAACTATTACGGGATTGAGTAACTCTCCTCAGAGTTGTAAAGTAATACTAGTATGATCATGCTCTTATAGTCCAAGAGACTATGTTTCACAGATGAACTAACCATACCAGCAACCCAATTACCTAAAAAGTCCCAAATAAACGaaatcaatcatttttcgGGTTGTGGAGAACGGAACCGCCAATTATTGACGCTTTACTACGATTACAGGCGGataaggagaagaagaagaagcccaagaagaaggaggaggcgGCGGCGCCAGCGCCCGCACCCGAACCCGAACCTGAACCAGAACCAGCAAAACCACCATCCCAAACCGCCAGCCAGAGAGCAAGCAGCCGTGGAAGCCGAAAGGCCAAGCGTTCCGGCTCCAGCGTCTTCTCCATGTTCTCACAGAAGCAGGTCGCTGAGTTCAAGGAGGTTCGGAGTTTTTGGAAATTATCTAGTCCCATTCAAACGAGTAGTTTGAAACTCGAGACTGTGTACGAGATCCTTCATAATTTTCTAAGCAGGGTCATGGCGGCATTATTTACAGTCATTCGCGTAGCTCGACCTTCACGGAAAAAACCCTCAACTTGGGTGTGAATTTATATCCTCGACTTTTTTGTTAAGGGAATTTAGCATCGTCTATGAGTTGTGGgtttttttccgtgagggGAGTGGTCGAAATCATCCTTTAAGCGTATCGAACTATTTCCTCAATTCTTGCAATCCACAAACAGAATGATCTCGCGTGGCCTAGAACACACTAATCTTAACACGGGGCCGAGGATATCTTCTAGCTGTCTTTGAAAATGAGTTGGAAAGTGTTGGTTGAAAAGAGGATAATCAGTTTGTGCTTGCTCGAAAATGCTCCTAACTCACTTTGGACCGATCTACAGGCTTTCCAGCTAATGGACCACGACAAGGATGGTATTATTGGCAAGAACGACCTTGCTGCCACAATGGACTCACTCGGTAAGCTCGCTACCGAGAAGGAACTTGACGAGATGCTCGGTGAGGCTCCAGGACCCATCAACTTCACCCAACTGCTCAACCTTTTCGCTGCCCGCATGTCTGGATCAGGTACTTTCGCCATGTTCATCGAATTCACAAGCCCAAATACTCTGCTCCTAGGCCTCTATCCAGAGTAAAATGGCATCTGAACTGCTCTTGCCATCTTTTTGTTTCGCCTGAAATTTTGCTCGATAACTGGAAAGTTGTGAAAACGTCTGTTTAGCCAAAGTAGAATGTGAAGCGCATCAACAGCGGCCATGTTGATTTTTACccaaattccaatttttcagttaaatatTTTACGGACAttgactttgaaaatttgatgtaACAAAAAGTGGTGGCGTTTCCAAAGTGTACGTAAAATCGTAAGCCCTAGTTTGatgccacttttttttcttcatcacaGGTCAGGACGACGATGATGTTGTCATCAAGGCCTTCAACACCTACGACGAGAACGGCAAAATCGACGGTGAAAGGTGAATACAAAATTTGTCAGGATTGATCCGACAATCTGCATTTTAGACATAAATTTATCATATCAATGTGCATTTCGAAACACGGCGAGTGCTATGATGCTAAAATCGTACGATCTAAGTCtgagattaaaaaattcattgctgATACTAAAAATAAGATCTGAGGCACTTTGATGTACGGCGTATATCAATCGATTTACGAAGTTCGTTACAAGAAAGAAAAGTGACGTGCTTAATTAGTTGGTTAACAAGTTGAGCTATGAgtgcaaaattattttggaACTTTTTCAGGCTGAGGCACGCCCTCTTGACCTGGGGAGACAAATTCACCCCACGAGAGGTCAACGACGCGTTCGACCAGATGTACATCGACGACAAAGGATTCATCGACACACAGTCCCTGATCGCCATGTTGACCGGAACCGGCGACGAAGAAGACGAGTAAGAAGGACGACCAGACCTCGCAAACCGCaaacaacaaaacaaacaaTCACTATCACACCATCGTCGCAGGATTGACTCGTGGACCAGTTTAAATTGAACTGGCGAGGCAGAAGGAGTCGTGAATACAACAATTGTCAAGATGCACAGGAAAAGAGACTCCGTCGATGCGTGAGACAAGTTGAAAAgtattggaaaaataataaaccaaATACAAAATGAAGAACAATAAACGTACAATGGAGAAATGACGCGCATGGTCGAAAAACTGCGTGAATAACGGCTGCAGTTCGGAAAAACATCTCCACGCAACAtgcagagttttttttttttgaaaaaaaaatccaaaatactTATGTACTTAATATTACTACATTGttaatatataatactttaattatttaaatacaattCACACGTCAAGCTccgcatataatatatatatatatatgtacatgtgtatatatatcgTGTATATTATAGATATCTCATAACATATATAGGATGCTAGAACTCGAGTTATTCCACGTTTAGAAAATCTTGCGATCGATATTTCGGCGGAGGGGAAAAATCTTGCGATGTTGTCCTACATAGGTACGTACCACTCATTATCATATTGTAAAATGACATAAATTAACTATCGCCGGATTATTGTTTCAACCTGCGAGATTGTCAATTCTCTCATTTCACCGTATCATCATTCATCATATCCATACGCATATTCAAAGACATATCCATCACACGTTATCTTTcatctaataaaaaattatttcaaagcCCAGGCggatttatattattattatataattatgtcTCAACTTACCAccaagtgttttttttctctatagtTTCGTTTTCAGTTCGTTTTCAAAAAGTTAGATAATTTTGCAATCGCACCAACGACCTAAATACATGAGACGTTTTCtcaagtttctttttcaaacacgcaagatgattttttcaaagttcccGTTCGGTATGAACACAACGTAATGTTCCCTATTTTTGCAACAACCTTTATCGCTATTTTCAATTCTAAAAGATCTTATAAGCTGTTCAGAGAATTTATGCAACAGCACACCGATGAAATGTCGCGAATAATAACCATAGCATTATAACTTCCTAAACTCAGCGCCTTTAcagaatttatttagaaataagaatttttcttctagCTATATTTTAACTCTTTTCAAGctatgatatttttatttttaaggcGAACTCGAAAGATCTTATCGAAAGAGTTAAATTAAGCGGCGATAAGATCAGTATTCACCCGTGTCAGTCGCCtcaaaaacgtaaaaaatattaatatcgcATTTTGACATTTCAGTCATGGCATAAGAATTAATAACGTATGCGGTAGAAAAAACTCTGCTTTAGTGTGTATTCAACTCTTATATCAtattgaatttataaaaaattcttagaGTTAGCTAATTTTTCGCCAATCATAGTTGAACGATGTGCACAAAATCGtgcatgataaaaaaaaaaagaaggaagcGCAAAATTCCGATTTCATACAGGCATATGCATTTTATATGCGAAACGCGTGAAtaacagaataaaaaattttcaatgtctACGCTCTCTTGGCGGGTGAAATGATGACTAGATTATATATTCTTGCCGTGATTTTATTTGGCGTGAAATGTCGCCCGATAGCTGACGAGTACTAGAAATTACcgtaaatttgaaatagaaTTGCAAGCGAGTGAACGGCGGCCATGTTGACTAAGTGCCAGGATTCGAATTCGTCTGtcaaatatttcataaattatgTTTTCACAACTTTAGCCAACAGCTGATCTACGATACTTTAcgtgaaatatattcatatgatGAATTATTTCCGAGCTGCATGATAGAAAATTACGAGAATTTGTCTTGAGTCATAATTCAATTGCAAGGTTTAGTTACTAGCAACGTTGATCGCGGTTCGTTTCTGGAATCTTGGTGACTCGGTCGTCTAAATAGTGGGATTTTGAGTTAAACGTTTACCGGGAGACCGCTTGAACCAAAATAACGCAGTTAACCTCGATATTATTAAGCTCATCATCTGTCCGCCCCAATCTTCATCTTTAAGCATCTATAATTTTGCTGGCACCGTATACCCAAGAGAAGACGTCTCTTCATCATAAACTTGGAACGgcatcaaaattcaaaatagttA is a window of Neodiprion pinetum isolate iyNeoPine1 chromosome 4, iyNeoPine1.2, whole genome shotgun sequence DNA encoding:
- the Mlc2 gene encoding myosin regulatory light chain 2, yielding MADKEKKKKPKKKEEAAAPAPAPEPEPEPEPAKPPSQTASQRASSRGSRKAKRSGSSVFSMFSQKQVAEFKEAFQLMDHDKDGIIGKNDLAATMDSLGKLATEKELDEMLGEAPGPINFTQLLNLFAARMSGSGQDDDDVVIKAFNTYDENGKIDGERLRHALLTWGDKFTPREVNDAFDQMYIDDKGFIDTQSLIAMLTGTGDEEDE